A DNA window from Acropora palmata chromosome 12, jaAcrPala1.3, whole genome shotgun sequence contains the following coding sequences:
- the LOC141860628 gene encoding transport and Golgi organization protein 6 homolog — protein MAGVGEVLSSLRILSSNSSSSNSARKKQDFHELLLSNMDRLRHALAETGSLLLLRERLEMVNARFGEEMADFVENKDVSSVNSKLTDKNDAGISKTKGARNAVKDAIRWSFVETCLELLVLLKNLLTSAKCESDRNDPESRHRKRGNDAPPLPADALGVGDQKAVLTVVQFVVILGICPNLLPGVGLPVERRSGFASVLNIHKGLKNERQLFKCVDTLIECTAQASLGSLVLSRHLGDILCGLLQICYAPVVAYAACNPLESENSSNANNTCSAKVSSSQLRPVQACDRLGTQKPVEDKLKNYNFHPGDVHKLTESGGCDSNSDHGVFIAMSDREKCLSSLQRILDHVYQPIIVRELLLLLSCPIGASKQDNKGKTGDLRAASTPKWMRNVCGQLLSERLMKQNGVKAVLLGILGESKGAAASPDWQRCDAVAKVIAKCPSQATSVEDYYKMLSPQVLELLHGQGAGVGRSFIVAACSIVRHMLAQYPELAEKYVVHPILEPLTVTTESKEGGSGGVLMNELSVTRCVEDIHQVFVVGSRTSGLSFLSSILHPLFELFCFVLKGVSHLRSKLQEILVHVLKHSESHEALTVLYNLSFKQTPPQNFISAKDSASPNSDSNNFKEKNIQLNPMKDHFIFAHGDEGGVVIKLANNTANEGLEGAEFFRNIQGNTLKDSKVRAVCVVELLSVLKKDDIAGQFFIHLMQELTNIISDFSDDMGLEGIQQNLLILHLVALMCEKLGPSMLQNTTQTLAFIQATLKRTCAILQSDQEGLGTAFITETLTMSLGMLSAVLGGTLELKKEHRPLLQELLPSLATIAEDHSSTEIKDIANDLRIAIATHGAVWSHDQKAATGNLEKQTDRKGMASGSICKETTDTGNEDTSLKRAANPPQTASEFDVAFTELCDPFLPVRGHAIMKLASLLRQRDPKAMESTDTLLKIFLEQLSHDDSYIYLAAIKGLVSLADIRADVVIPRLAREFAICRMEAPVGNAKKNGDKEKGCYVPSDKVPFRSMPPARSPELRMKLGEALVNATRNCGDMVPRFSQHLLPALLTGVKDPEPLIRASSLSNLGEVCQLLRFSLGPVVHEIFSCLSAVLKTDKACEVRRAAVLVVTLLLRGLEKNIMEVLGSTLKEIYQLLKLVESTDNDHVARGHARIALGELDAVTREYLFPKPSLTKRIQVLP, from the exons ATGGCCGGTGTAGGTGAAGTTTTGTCTTCCTTGCGGATTTTGTCATCAAATTCATCTAGTTCAAATTCAGCTCGAAAAAAGCAAGATTTCCATGAGTTACTTTTATCAAATATGGATCGATTACGGCATGCTCTTGCTGAAACAGGTAGTCTTCTACTTTTGCGAGAACGTTTGGAAATGGTCAACGCGCGTTTTGGCGAAGAAATGGCTGATTTTGTCGAAAATAAAGATGTTAGCAGCGTAAATAGCAAATTGACAGATAAAAATGATGCGGGAATATCAAAAACGAAGGGGGCGAGGAACGCAGTTAAAGATGCTATCAGGTGGAGTTTCGTAGAAACTTGTCTTGAACTTTTGGTATTACTGAAGAACTTGTTGACAAGTGCGAAATGTGAAAGTGATAGAAATGATCCGGAATCAAGACACCGTAAACGTGGAAATGATGCGCCTCCGTTGCCTGCAGACGCACTTGGTGTTGGAGATCAAAAGGCGGTACTGACCGTTGTACAGTTCGTGGTTATTTTGGGAATTTGTCCAAATCTCCTCCCAGGTGTTGGTTTACCTGTGGAAAGACGCTCTGGATTTGCAAGTGTATTAAACATTCATAAAGGTcttaaaaatgaaagacaGCTCTTTAAGTGTGTTGACACATTAATTGAATGTACAGCACAAGCTTCCCTTGGGTCTCTTGTTTTGTCCAGACATTTGGGTGACATCTTGTGTGGACTTTTGCAGATTTGTTACGCACCTGTGGTAGCTTATGCAGCTTGCAACCCATTGGAGAGTGAGAATTCTTCAAATGCAAACAACACTTGCAGTGCAAAAGTTTCGAGTTCTCAACTTAGGCCTGTTCAGGCATGTGACAGATTGGGGACTCAAAAACCAGTTGAggacaaattgaaaaattataacTTTCACCCAGGTGATGTGCATAAACTTACAGAGTCAGGTGGATGTGATTCCAACAGTGATCATGGTGTTTTCATAGCTATGTCTGATCGGGAAAAATGTCTATCCAGTTTGCAAAGAATTCTAGATCATGTATATCAACCAATTATTGTGAGAGAGCTTTTGCTCCTGCTAAGTTGTCCAATAGGAGCTAGCAAACAAGACAACAAAGGTAAAACAGGGGATCTAAGAGCAGCATCTACCCCAAAGTGGATGAGAAATGTTTGTGGCCAACTTTTGTCTGAAAGAttgatgaaacaaaatggAGTAAAAGCAGTTCTTTTGGGCATACTTGGAGAGTCAAAAG GTGCAGCTGCTTCTCCAGACTGGCAGAGGTGTGACGCTGTTGCTAAGGTGATTGCCAAGTGTCCAAGTCAGGCCACATCTGTCGAAGACTATTACAAGATGCTGTCTCCGCAG GTGTTAGAGCTGTTACATGGACAGGGTGCTGGCGTTGGGAGGTCATTTATTGTAGCTGCATGCAGCATTGTACGGCATATGTTAGCTCAGTACCCAGAGCTGGCTGAGAAGTATGTTGTGCATCCAATTCTTGAACCTCTGACTGTTACCACAGAAAGCAAGGAAG GTGGCAGTGGTGGAGTTTTAATGAATGAACTTTCAGTAACTAGATGTGTAGAAGATATTCATCAG GTATTTGTTGTGGGATCTCGTACAAGTGGGCtgtcatttttgtcatcaatTTTACACCCTTTGTTTgaactcttttgttttgttctaaaAGGAGTTTCTCATTTAAG GTCAAAACTGCAAGAAATTCTTGTTCATGTGTTGAAGCATAGTGAATCACATGAAGCCCTTACTGTGTTGTACAACTTATCTTTCAAGCAAACTCCTCCGCAAAACTTTATCTCAGCAAAAGATTCTGCAAGTCCTAACTCAGACAGTAATAATTTCAAAGAGAAGAACATTCAACTTAATCCTATGAaagatcattttatttttgcccATGGTGATGAAGGGGGAGTTGTCATAAAACTTGCAAACAATACTGCCAATGAGGGTCTTGAAGGAGCTGAATTCTTTAGAAACATTCAAGGCAACACCTTAAAGGATAGTAAAGTGAGAGCTGTTTGTGTGGTAGAACTTCTGAGTGTCCTCAAGAAGGATGATattgctggacaatttttcATACATTTGATGCAGGAATTGACAAATATTATATCAGACTTTTCAGACGATATGGGTCTAGAag GCATACAGCAAAACCTGTTGATTCTCCACCTTGTAGCTTTAATGTGTGAAAAACTTGGACCCAGTATGTTGCAGAACACCACACAGACTCTAGCTTTCATACAAGCTACACTTAAACGTACCTGTGCAATTCTCCAGTCAGACCAGGAGGGACTTGGAACAGCATTTATTACTGAAACACTGACCATGTCCCTTGGGATGTTGTCTGCTGTGTTGGGTGGGACACTTGAG CTTAAAAAAGAACACCGACCTCTTCTTCAAGAATTGTTACCATCGCTCGCAACGATAGCAGAGGATCATTCATCCACAGAAATCAAGGACATTGCAAACGATTTGAGAATTGCCATAGCAACACACGGGGCGGTTTGGAGTCATGATCAGAAGGCTGCAACTGGGAACCTGGAAAAGCAGACTGATCGTAAAGGGATGGCATCTGGTTCAATTTGCAAGGAAACCACCGACACAG GAAATGAAGACACCTCATTAAAGAGAGCTGCAAATCCTCCTCAAACCGCTTCAGAGTTTGATGTAGCCTTTACCGAACTGTGTGACCCTTTTCTTCCCGTACGAGGCCATGCTATAATGAAGCTAGCATCGCTCTTACGTCAGAGGGATCCAAAAGCCATGGAAAGCACTGATACTTTGCTTAAGATTTTCCTTGAACAGCTTTCACACGACGACTCTTACATTTATCTGGCAGCGATAAAGGGACTCGTTTCATTGGCTGATATCAGGGCTGACGTTGTCATTCCACGCCTTGCGCGCGAGTTTGCTATTTGCAGAATGGAGGCTCCCGTTGGCAACGCAAAAAAGAATGGGGATAAAGAAAAGGGTTGTTATGTACCTAGTGATAAAG TTCCCTTTAGATCTATGCCTCCCGCACGTTCACCAGAGTTGCGAATGAAACTGGGCGAGGCACTCGTTAACGCGACCAGAAACTGTGGAGATATGGTACCGAGATTCTCGCAGCATCTTTTGCCAGCCCTGTTAACAGGTGTGAAGGATCCAGAGCCTCTTATTCGGGCCAGCAGCCTTTCCAATCTCGGTGAAGTCTGCCAGTTGTTGAGATTCTCTTTGGGCCCAGTTGTGCACGAg attttcagttgtttgtcaGCAGTGCTGAAGACAGACAAAGCTTGTGAAGTCAGACGGGCAGCTGTTCTTGTTGTCACTTTGCTGTTGaggggactggaaaagaacATCATGGAG GTCCTCGGTTCCACGCTGAAGGAAATATATCAGTTGTTAAAGCTTGTGGAATCAACTGATAATGATCACGTAGCAAGAGGTCATGCACGAATCGCTCTTGGCGAGCTGGACGCTGTTACAAGGGAGTATCTGTTTCCGAAGCCTTCGTTGACGAAACGCATTCAAGTTTTACCATGA
- the LOC141859960 gene encoding uncharacterized protein LOC141859960 — MESGEELSSTEDFSPEEVKVTVKTLLMQSIALNNLEGFTMAIEALGELHTGVNWSCHSNSVIFCRGEQWNTPLTFASKLGQLHMVSQLIEKGADPNLSSHFECGKSVGSTALHEASKSGQLQIVDYLIAHGSNVNASDSRGWTPLHNAICGNKTDVALKLLCNGADPRKTFLISLPDVKNLTIIGRSSIMFSAGPDKLHVRKPSFYEWNCFTFAANCHQPELVDKLVCDYFQKDVDLRKTFGRTALHEAVILPEDLNLDKESLIQKRHQTLEVLLKAGVNPNIQDDVGKTALNHFFDLANIAKVVVRKYPEIVASSVCLLHGYGANLNVADFNGRTLAHQAASLGDFEVMKLLLELGACFMIPDGAGNTPAHIAALHCNFKVLQCLLDHAPHADLQNVHGDTVLHVAMMANASEDALLEIAQTMKSGKDPKMNVYGETEYDMAVKFNLEKLSSLLLQMHKMQKTNSSTGSPSEDAVNQKDADARGDHCEEVWDENESCNIDAKTFDQDPDQNVKSCSESDAVVSGDNADVPELLIKTDTDVNVYLLRLCDEYRVRSLHMDSKDDCHGRCTVAKHTVRFVQKILDLVAENDEKFSCDVLHTGSSFEGYRIGKPDEFDLMCELKSLTDDNCEILETETPGFVRIQVRNEFREKWKMFLSEEGFLDALKVKTCLANALHRKAKTPCLVHKSWKLNFNTTSYDSCVLCQPFVCTSKTGIKMTLFWRGGFYKFMPIDIDVIPAIHFPNWPKTAKVPPPHVLEGYADLGYHVVPKSGGKDWLLWRLSFSVAELKILQNVSPLQAACYTSLKIIKGQTMLRSSSQRFSHLGFLHTYVLKTKFFEELDRCKDSEFWSEDKLTERVCSVLESIVNPLSQQGASHMESYFLPGYNILRQADRLFGNLVEASIKTTLHNVVKVLRKEVDLSLETDPGDNAGFEMNFELDSNLRTDNDDTMRFEDPATLTNNTA; from the coding sequence ATGGAATCTGGTGAAGAATTGTCTTCCACTGAGGATTTCAGTCCTGAGGAAGTTAAGGTTACAGTGAAGACACTGTTGATGCAATCCATAGCATTGAACAATCTAGAAGGCTTTACCATGGCAATAGAAGCCCTTGGAGAGCTCCATACTGGTGTTAATTGGAGTTGCCATTCAAATTCTGTGATATTCTGTCGTGGTGAACAATGGAATACCCCACTTACCTTTGCTTCCAAACTTGGCCAATTGCATATGGTTTCTCAATTGATTGAAAAGGGAGCAGAtccaaatttgtcttctcattTTGAATGTGGAAAATCTGTTGGGTCTACAGCTCTGCATGAGGCATCAAAGTCAGGGCAATTGCAAATTGTTGACTATCTTATAGCACATGGAAGCAATGTAAATGCATCGGATTCAAGAGGCTGGACTCCTCTTCATAATGCGATTTGTGGAAACAAGACTGATGTTGCATTGAAACTTCTGTGCAATGGTGCTGATCCGAGGAAGACATTTTTGATATCTTTACCTGATGTGAAAAATTTGACTATCATCGGAAGGTCTTCCATCATGTTTTCTGCAGGACCTGACAAGTTGCATGTGCGCAAGCCATCATTTTATGAATGGAATTGTTTTACCTTTGCTGCCAATTGTCACCAACCAGAGCTGGTGGATAAGCTTGTTTGTGATTATTTCCAGAAAGATGTTGATTTGCGAAAGACATTTGGAAGAACTGCATTGCATGAAGCTGTAATTCTACCTGAAGATTTGAATCTAGACAAAGAAAGCCTTATCCAGAAACGTCACCAAACCTTAGAAGTCTTACTGAAAGCAGGTGTCAATCCAAATATACAAGATGATGTGGGGAAAACGGCCTTAAACCATTTCTTTGATCTTGCAAATATAGCCAAAGTAGTTGTCAGGAAGTACCCTGAGATTGTTGCATCATCAGTCTGCTTACTACATGGTTACGGTGCGAACTTAAATGTTGCTGACTTTAATGGAAGGACCTTAGCCCATCAGGCAGCCTCCCTTGGAGATTTTGAGGTGATGAAGCTTTTGTTAGAACTTGGAGCATGTTTCATGATTCCAGATGGTGCTGGCAACACTCCAGCTCACATTGCCGCTCTTCACTGCAATTTCAAAGTTTTGCAGTGCTTGCTAGATCATGCGCCACATGCAgatttgcaaaatgttcatGGAGACACTGTGTTGCATGTTGCAATGATGGCAAATGCTAGTGAGGATGCACTATTGGAAATAGCTCAAACAATGAAATCAGGCAAGGATCCAAAGATGAATGTCTATGGAGAAACAGAGTATGACATGGCTGTAAAGTTCAATCTAGAGAAACTTTCCAGCCTCCTTCTCCAGATGCACaaaatgcagaaaacaaaTTCTTCCACTGGGAGTCCAAGTGAGGATGCTGTGAATCAAAAGGATGCAGATGCCAGGGGCGACCATTGCGAAGAGGTCTgggatgaaaatgaaagttgtAACATTGATGCCAAAACCTTTGATCAGGATCCTGATCAAAACGTAAAATCCTGCAGTGAGAGTGATGCAGTTGTTAGTGGTGACAATGCAGATGTTCCAGAATTGTTAATCAAAACAGACACTGACGTGAATGTTTATTTGCTCAGACTGTGTGATGAATATCGTGTAAGGAGTTTGCACATGGACAGTAAGGATGATTGTCATGGCCGATGTACTGTTGCCAAACACACTGTCAGGTTTGTTCAGAAAATTCTAGATCTTGtggctgaaaatgatgaaaaattttcttgTGATGTGTTGCACACAGGAAGCTCATTTGAAGGGTACAGGATTGGCAAGCCAGATGAATTTGACCTCATGTGTGAACTGAAGTCTCTGACCGACGATAATTGTGAAATTCTGGAAACTGAAACACCAGGATTTGTGCGCATCCAGGTGAGGAATGAGTTCAGGGAAAAATGGAAGATGTTTCTTTCGGAAGAAGGGTTTCTTGATGCCTTGAAAGTCAAAACTTGTTTGGCAAATGCTTTGCACAGAAAAGCTAAAACTCCCTGTTTGGTTCACAAgtcttggaaattgaattttaacacAACAAGCTATGATTCGTGTGTGTTGTGCCAGCCATTTGTATGCACAAGCAAGACAGGGATTAAGATGACTCTGTTTTGGAGAGGAGGGTTTTACAAATTCATGCCTATTGACATTGATGTAATTCCTGCTATACATTTTCCCAACTGGCCCAAGACAGCAAAAGTACCTCCACCTCATGTTTTGGAAGGCTATGCAGATCTGGGATATCATGTTGTTCCCAAATCAGGGGGAAAAGACTGGCTATTATGGAGGTTGTCATTTTCTGTGGCAGAATTGAAGATATTGCAGAATGTCTCTCCTCTTCAGGCAGCATGTTACACTTCTCTGAAAATCATCAAAGGACAGACAATGCTAAGAAGTTCCTCTCAACGTTTCTCACATCTCGGGTTTCTTCACACATATGTGCTGAAGACAAAATTCTTTGAGGAACTTGATAGATGCAAAGATTCAGAATTTTGGAGTGAAGACAAATTGACGGAAAGAGTCTGCTCTGTACTGGAATCCATAGTAAACCCTTTGAGCCAGCAAGGAGCCTCTCATATGGAATCATACTTCCTCCCTGGTTACAACATCCTTCGGCAGGCAGACAGACTCTTTGGCAACTTAGTGGAAGCTTCGATAAAGACAACCCTACATAATGTTGTGAAAGTGTTGCGTAAGGAAGTGGATTTATCATTGGAAACTGACCCTGGGGATAACGCGGGCTTTGAGATGAACTTTGAGTTAGATTCAAACCTTAGAACCGATAATGATGACACAATGCGATTTGAAGATCCTGCAACTCTGACCAATAATACTGCTTAG